GAAAAGAATGCCGTTGTTGGCGAGGATCGCGATCGGGTAACCGTGCAAGTGAGCAAAGCCGCAGACCAGCGTAGTGCCGAACAACGCCTTGAACTCATCGAACACCGAGCCGTCCACCAGGCGCGCAATCACTTCGCGCACGTCGAATGGTTGCTTGGCATCCGCCGACACCACGCCGTACAACTCGTCGCGGCTGTACAGCGGCGCGATCGGCGTGCGTTGTTGCAGTTCACCGAGCTTGCGCCAATTGAGGTTGGCGACGCTGCGCCGGGCCAATGCGAGGGCGTGTTCATCGCTCTCGGCGTAATGGTCGGCAACACCGGAAATCTTGCAGTGCACATCGGCCCCGCCGAGGTCTTCGGCGCTGACCACTTCACCCGTCGCAGCTTTCACCAACGGTGGGCCAGCGAGGAAAATCGTTGCCTGCTGACGGACCATGATTGCTTCATCGGCCATCGCTGGTACATAAGCGCCACCGGCGGTGCACGAGCCCATGACCACCGCAATCTGCGGAATGCCCATGGCGCTCATGTTGGCCTGGTTGAAGAAGATCCGCCCGAAGTGTTCGCGGTCCGGGAACACTTCATCCTGACGCGGCAAGTTGGCGCCGCCGGAGTCCACCAGATAGATGCAGGGCAGGCGATTTTGCTGGGCGATGGTTTGTGCGCGCAGGTGCTTTTTCACGGTCAGCGGGTAATACGAGCCGCCTTTCACAGTGGCATCGTTGGCGACGATCATGCATTCGACGCCTTCCACCCGGCCGATACCGGCAATCACCCCAGCGGCGGGAACGTCTTCGCCATACACCGCGTAGGCCGCCAATTGGCTGATTTCGAGAAATGGCGAACCCGGATCGAGCAGACGATTGATCCGTTCACGCGGCAGCAGTTTGCCCCGCGAGGTGTGGCGTTCTTGAGCCTTCGGGCCGCCACCTTGCTGCACTTGCGCAAGCAGGGTGTGCAGGGCGTCGACCTGTTTGAGCATCGCCGCGCTGTTGGCCGCGAACTCCGCTGAACGGGGGTTGAGCTGGGTATGCAGGATGGCCATGTGCAGCTCCGTTTAGCGGGTTTCGTTGAACAGTTCGCGACCGATGAGCATGCGACGGATCTCACTGGTGCCGGCGCCGATTTCGTACAGCTTGGCGTCACGCAGCAAACGGCCGGCCGGGAATTCATTGATGTAACCGTTGCCACCGAGAATCTGGATCGCGTCGAGGGCCATCCGGGTCGCGCATTCGGCGCTGTAGAGGATCACTCCGGCGGCGTCCTTGCGCGCGGTTTCGCCGCGCTCGCAGGCCTGGGCCACCGCATAGAGGTAGGCGCGACTGGCGTTGAGTTGGGTGTACATGTCGGCGACCTTGCCCTGGATCAACTGGAATTCGCCAATGCTCTGGCCGAACTGCTTGCGGTCGTGGATGTAAGGAACGATCAGGTCCATGCAGGCTTGCATGATCCCGGTCGGGCCACCGGAAAGCACTACGCGCTCGTAGTCGAGACCGCTCATCAGCACTTTCACGCCGCCGTTGAGCACGCCGAGGATGTTTTCTTCCGGGACTTCGACGTCATCGAAAAACAGCTCGCAAGTGTTCGAGCCGCGCATGCCGAGTTTGTCGAACTTGCTGCTGCGGCTGAAGCCTTTCCAGTCGCGCTCGACGATGAACGCGGTGATGCCGTGCGGGCCTTTTTCCAGGTCGGTCTTGGCGTAGATCACGTAGGTGTTGGCGTCAGGGCCGTTGGTGATCCAGGTTTTGCTGCCGTTGAGTACGTAGTGATCGCCGCGTTTGTCGGCGCGCAGTTTCATCGACACCACGTCGGAACCGGCATTCGGTTCGCTCATGGCCAAGGCACCGATATGCTCGCCGCTGATCAATTTGGGCAGGTATTTGCTTTTCTGTTCGTGAGTGCCGTTGCGGTTGATCTGGTTGACGCAAAGGTTGGAGTGGGCGCCATAGGACAGGGCGACCGAGGCCGAACCACGGCTGATTTCTTCCATGGCGACGACGTGCGCCAGGTAACCCAGGCCAGCACCGCCGTATTCTTCTGGCACGGTAATGCCGAGCAGGCCCATGTCGCCGAATTTGCGCCACAGGTCGGCCGGGAACAGGTTGTCGATGTCGATCTGAGCGGCGCGCGGGGCGATCTCTTTGGCGACGAAGGACTGAACCTGATCGCGCAGCATGTCGATGGTTTCACCGAGGGCAAAGTTCAGGGATGGGTAGCTCATGGGGCACCTTTTGGCTTTTTTGTAGGGCGGGGAGGGCAGTGATTCGGCTCTCACCTTTACGTTAACGTAAGCCTGTGACGAATGGCTGTCAATCACCCTTTACGTTAACGTCAACTTGAGCGAGAGTAGAGCAAGTTCTGAAAGACTGTGGCGAGGGAGCTTGCTCCCGCTCGAGCGCGAAGCGGTCGCAAAATCAGCAACCGAGGTGTGGCAGGCAGCACCTGATTGCTGATTTCACGACTGCTGCGCAGCCGAGCGGGAGCAAGCTCCCTCGCCACACAAGCCTCGCTCCGACAATAAAGACAATAGGGGTCATCATGGATCAACCCAGTGCAAACCCGCAGCGCAGCTATACCCGTGGTTCCCAGGACAAAGCCTTGCTGGCGATGACCATCGGTCAGGCGTTCGATAACACGGTCGCGCAATACCCGAATGGGGAGGCGTTGGTCGTGCGTCATCAACAGCTGCGCTACACTTGGCAGCAGCTGTCAGAGGCCGTCGACTTGCACGCCAGAGCATTTCTGGCGTTGGGTTTGCAGACCGGTGACCGGCTCGGCATCTGGGCGCCGAATTGTGCCCAGTGGTGCATCAGCCAGTTCGCCAGCGCGAAAATCGGCGTGATTCTGGTCAACATCAATCCGGCTTACCGCAGGTCCGAACTCGAATACGTGTTGAAGCAGTCCGGTTGCCAATGGCTGGTCTGTGCCGGCGCCTTCAAGACCTCCGACTATCACGGCATGTTGCAAGGGCTGGTACCGGAACTGGCGGAGCAATCCATCGGCCAGTTGCAGAGCGAACGTCTGCCGGAACTGCGCGGGGTGATCAGCCTGGATGCGCAACCGCCATCGGGTTTCCTGCCTTGGTCGCAGCTGACCGATCTGGCGGCCAGCGTGTCGATCGAGCAATTGCGCGAACGTCAGGACAGCCTGCATTTCGACCAAGCGGTGAACATTCAGTACACCTCCGGCACCACCGGTTTCCCCAAGGGCGCGACCCTCAGTCACTACAACATTCTCAATAACGGTTACATGGTCGGCGAAAGCCTCGGGCTGACCGCCAATGATCGGCTGGTGATTCCGGTGCCGCTGTATCACTGCTTCGGCATGGTCATGGGCAATCTTGGCTGCGTCACCCACGCCAGCACCATGATTTACCCCAGCGACGCTTTCGATCCATTGCTGACGCTGAGCACCGTCGCTGAAGAAAAAGCCACCGCGCTTTACGGCGTGCCGACCATGTTCATCGCCATGCTCGATCAGCCCAAGCGCGCCGAGTTTGATTTGTCGAGCCTGCGCACCGGGATCATGGCCGGGGCGACCTGTCCGATCGAGGTAATGCGCCGGGTTATCAGCGAAATGCACATGAGCGAAGTGCAAATTGCCTACGGCATGACGGAAACCAGCCCTGTGTCTTTGCAGACCGGTCCGTCAGACGAACTGGAACTGCGCGTCACCACCGTTGGCCGAACCCAGCCGCAACTGGAAAGCAAAATTATCGACGAGGCGGACAACCTGGTGCCACGCGGCACCATTGGTGAGCTGTGTACTCGGGGCTACAGCGTGATGCTCGGCTACTGGAATAATCCGCAAGGCACCGCCGAGGCTATCGATGAGGCGGGCTGGATGCACACCGGCGATCTGGCAAGCATGAACGACGAAGGCTATGTGTGCATCGCCGGGCGTAACAAGGACATGATCATCCGTGGCGGAGAGAATGTTTACCCAAGGGAGCTGGAAGAGTTCTTCTTCACCCACCCGGCGGTCGCCGACGTGCAGGTGATCGGCATTCCTTGTTCCCGTTATGGTGAAGAGATCGTTGCCTGGATCAAATTCCACCCCGGCCACAGCGCCACCGAGCAGGAGCTGCAAGCCTGGTGCAAGGAGCGCATCGCACACTTCAAGACGCCGCGTTACTTCAAATTCGTCGAGGAGTTTCCGATGACCGTGACCGGCAAAATCCAGAAGTTTCGGATGCGTGAGATCAGCATTGAGGAGCTGCGAGATAACCAGGCCTGACCTCAATTTCTTGTGGGAGCGAGCCTGCTCGCGATGACGGCAGCACATCCAATAGAGATGCGACTGATCCACCGCTATCGCGAGCAGGCTCGCTTCCACAAGGGGGGCGCAATGGAAATGGCAAACACGAGAAAGCACAAAGGGGAGCCGAAGCTCCCCTTTAATTTTGTCGTACGTGCTCTTTTTTTATTATTGAGGGGCGGTCTGTTGTTGTTTTTGGTAACCGTGGCCCTTTACCGCTGTTTTTGTCGATCCCCATTCGGGATCAAGAGCAAACGTATTTTTTTGAGCGCTGATCTACTTTTTCGCTAAGCGATCCAACCAATTCGGGAGCTACCTGAGGGTAGTTTTATTGTTCTCTGCCCGGTTGCGGGTTACTTCGAAAAGCACCCAGAAAAGCACATCCTCTCCAAAAAAATCTGTTAGCTGCGTCTCTGCCGTGTTGTTCTTGTTATGTCAGAGTCGTTACGTCTTATTTTTATTGGTTTGCAGTTTTTATTCTTGTTATGCCATAGAGATAGCAGAAGCCGTGCCAACTTTTAAAAACCCTTTAAATTCAATGCTTTGAGTTTTTCGTAGGATTTCTTATCCCACCCAAACCTGACAATTTGTTTCCGTGTTACTCGTTTCCGCCCACGTTTCAGCACACGCGGTAACACCCGGACACATCCACACCTGTCACTGCGCGCTGCGGGCGTTGGCCACGCGCGAACCGGTAGGGCGCCCCAGCACAGCGCAAATCTGTTGGCCGGCCCGAATCAAGGCATCCAGGTCGATTCCGGTCTCGATGCCCAGGCCATTGAGCAGGTAAACAACGTCTTCAGTCGCGACATTACCGCTGGCGCCCTTGGCGTATGGGCAGCCACCGAGGCCGGCGATGGAGCTGTCGAACACCGCGATGCCTTCCAGCAGGCTGGCGTAGATGTTGGCCATGGCCTGGCCATAGGTGTCGTGGAAGTGCCCGGCTAGTTTTTCACGTGGCACATCGGCCGAAACCACTTCGAACATCTTGCGGGTCGCGCCAGCGGTGCCGGTGCCGATGGTGTCCCCCAGCGAAACCTCGTAGCAGCCCATCGCATAGAGCTCGCGAGCGACCCGGGCGACTTGCTCCGGTGCGATGTCACCTTCATAAGGGCAGCCCAGCACGCAGGACACGTAACCGCGCACGCTGACGCCGTGTTGTTTGGCGGCATCCATGATCGGTACGAAGCGCTCCAGGCTCTCGCTGATCGAGCAATTGATGTTGCGCTGGGAAAACGATTCGGACGCTGCGGCGAACACGGCGACTTCCTTGACCCCGGCGGCAATGGCATCTTCAAAGCCCCGCAGGTTGGGGGCGAGGGCGCCATAGGTCACGCCCGGTTTGCGCTGGATTTGCGCGAAGACCTCGGCGGAACCGGCCATTTGCGGCACCCATTTGGGCGAGACGAAACTGCCGACTTCTATATAGCCCAGGCCCGCGGCGCTCAGTGCGTCGACCAGTTGCACCTTGTCGGCAACGCTGATGGGCTGGGCTTCGTTTTGCAGACCGTCGCGGGGGCCGACTTCGACCAGGCGTACGTGGGTGGGTAGGGACATGGGAATCGACCTGTGCTGATTGTCTGAATGTTCAGAGAATCTGTGGGAGCGGGCTTGCCCGCGATGGCGGTGGGTCAGTCAGCATCAATGTTGAATGTCATGCCCTCATCGCGGGCAAGCCCGCTCCCACAGGGAATTGTGTAGATCTACTGGACTGATTCCTGGCTCTTGATCGTCTGTTCCAGCGCCTGGGTACAGCGCTCTTCAGCCGTGTCGAGTTCCAGTTTCATCTGTTCGATGTCCAGCAGTTGCTGTTCGAGTTGTTCCCGACGTTCGGCGATTTTCACCAGCATGCTGTGCAGTTGCTTGGTGTTACCGCTGGAAGGGTCATAGAGCTCGATCAGCTCGCGGCATTCGGCCAGGGAAAAACCAATGCGCTTGCCCCGCAGGATCAGCTTCAGGCTGACCTTGTCACGGGGCGAATAAATGCGTTCCTGGCCACGACGCTCGGGGCTGAGCAGGCCTTGCTCCTCATAGAAGCGAATGGCCCGGGTGGTGATGTCGAGCTCGCGGGCGAGGTCGGAAATGCTATAGGTCTGGCTGCTCATGGAAGCGCTCGAAAAAGGTCATGGCGCTAAGCTAATGGCAGGTTGACGTTTACGTCAAGGGGCATGGATCTTCGGTGTGCTTGCGGGCCTCATCGCGAGCAGGCTCGCTCCCACAATAGAGCTATGTTGAACACAACATTTGTGTAAAACAGAGATTCCCTGTGGGAGCGAGCCTGCTCGCGATGAGGGCGCTGCGGTCCAAAGCCCTACACCTTATCGAACTTCTTCTCATGCGCCGTGACCTGTTGGCACAACTCGATCATCTGCTCGCGCATCCAGCGGTTGGCCGGGTCCTGGTCGGTGCTTTCGTGCCAGTAGAGGTGTGTTTCCACCGGCGGAACTTCTTTGACCGGCAGGTTCACCGAGTACAAGTCATGGCGACGGGCGAAGCGTTCCGGCACGGTCATGACCATGTCGGTCTGCTGCAACACCTGGGACGCCATCAGGTAATGCTGGGAGCGCAGGGCGATTTTGCGCTGTATGCCCATTTTGCCCAGGGCCAGGTCGACATAGCCCAGACCGCTGCGACGGCTGGAGATATGGATGTGGGTCAGGGACAGATAATCGTCGAGGGTGAATTTGTCTTTGCCTGCCAGTGGATGGCCCTTGCGCATGGCGCACACGTAACGGTCTTCCATCAACTTGACGTGACGCACCTGCGGGTCGGTGTTGAGTGGCGCATCCACTGCGAAATCGAGACGCCCGGCGGCCAATTCCTTGGTGGTCTCACGCCGTTTGGACAAGAAGCTTTCGATGATCACCGTCGGCGCCAGGCGACGCAGGCGCTGGAACAGCGGCGGCAGGATCACCGCTTCAGTGAGGTCGGTCATGCTGATGCGGTAGGTCTTGACCGCCTGCAACGGGTTGAAGATGCGGCTTTCCTGCACCGACACGCGCAGCAAGGAGAGGGCATTGCGCACGGGGCCGATGATGTTTTGCGCCATTGGCGTCGGCACCATGCCTTGGGCAGTGCGCACGAAAAGCGGATCGTTGAAGGTCTCGCGCAGGCGGGCCAGAGCGTTCGAGACGGCCGGTTGAGTAATGCCGACAATCTGCCCGGCGCGAGTCAGGTTGGCTTCGGTGTAGATCGCGTCGAAGACGATGAAAAGGTTGAGGTCGACCTTGCTCAGATTCATGCGCTGCACTCTTGTTTTTAGGGGCGTCTTGATCGGACCCGAGGGCCTTGGCACTCAGTCGATCATATATCGGTGATGAATGTTAATACACGCCGA
The Pseudomonas lini DNA segment above includes these coding regions:
- a CDS encoding carboxyl transferase domain-containing protein; this translates as MAILHTQLNPRSAEFAANSAAMLKQVDALHTLLAQVQQGGGPKAQERHTSRGKLLPRERINRLLDPGSPFLEISQLAAYAVYGEDVPAAGVIAGIGRVEGVECMIVANDATVKGGSYYPLTVKKHLRAQTIAQQNRLPCIYLVDSGGANLPRQDEVFPDREHFGRIFFNQANMSAMGIPQIAVVMGSCTAGGAYVPAMADEAIMVRQQATIFLAGPPLVKAATGEVVSAEDLGGADVHCKISGVADHYAESDEHALALARRSVANLNWRKLGELQQRTPIAPLYSRDELYGVVSADAKQPFDVREVIARLVDGSVFDEFKALFGTTLVCGFAHLHGYPIAILANNGILFAEAAQKGAHFIELACQRGIPLLFLQNITGFMVGQKYEAGGIAKHGAKLVTAVACAKVPKFTVIIGGSFGAGNYGMCGRAYDPRFLWMWPNARIGVMGAEQAAGVLVQVKREQAERGGHGFSAEQEAEIKQPILDQYEEQGHPYYSSARLWDDGVIDPAQTRDVLALALSASLNAPIEPSRFGVFRM
- a CDS encoding isovaleryl-CoA dehydrogenase — its product is MSYPSLNFALGETIDMLRDQVQSFVAKEIAPRAAQIDIDNLFPADLWRKFGDMGLLGITVPEEYGGAGLGYLAHVVAMEEISRGSASVALSYGAHSNLCVNQINRNGTHEQKSKYLPKLISGEHIGALAMSEPNAGSDVVSMKLRADKRGDHYVLNGSKTWITNGPDANTYVIYAKTDLEKGPHGITAFIVERDWKGFSRSSKFDKLGMRGSNTCELFFDDVEVPEENILGVLNGGVKVLMSGLDYERVVLSGGPTGIMQACMDLIVPYIHDRKQFGQSIGEFQLIQGKVADMYTQLNASRAYLYAVAQACERGETARKDAAGVILYSAECATRMALDAIQILGGNGYINEFPAGRLLRDAKLYEIGAGTSEIRRMLIGRELFNETR
- a CDS encoding AMP-binding protein, with translation MDQPSANPQRSYTRGSQDKALLAMTIGQAFDNTVAQYPNGEALVVRHQQLRYTWQQLSEAVDLHARAFLALGLQTGDRLGIWAPNCAQWCISQFASAKIGVILVNINPAYRRSELEYVLKQSGCQWLVCAGAFKTSDYHGMLQGLVPELAEQSIGQLQSERLPELRGVISLDAQPPSGFLPWSQLTDLAASVSIEQLRERQDSLHFDQAVNIQYTSGTTGFPKGATLSHYNILNNGYMVGESLGLTANDRLVIPVPLYHCFGMVMGNLGCVTHASTMIYPSDAFDPLLTLSTVAEEKATALYGVPTMFIAMLDQPKRAEFDLSSLRTGIMAGATCPIEVMRRVISEMHMSEVQIAYGMTETSPVSLQTGPSDELELRVTTVGRTQPQLESKIIDEADNLVPRGTIGELCTRGYSVMLGYWNNPQGTAEAIDEAGWMHTGDLASMNDEGYVCIAGRNKDMIIRGGENVYPRELEEFFFTHPAVADVQVIGIPCSRYGEEIVAWIKFHPGHSATEQELQAWCKERIAHFKTPRYFKFVEEFPMTVTGKIQKFRMREISIEELRDNQA
- a CDS encoding hydroxymethylglutaryl-CoA lyase, with product MSLPTHVRLVEVGPRDGLQNEAQPISVADKVQLVDALSAAGLGYIEVGSFVSPKWVPQMAGSAEVFAQIQRKPGVTYGALAPNLRGFEDAIAAGVKEVAVFAAASESFSQRNINCSISESLERFVPIMDAAKQHGVSVRGYVSCVLGCPYEGDIAPEQVARVARELYAMGCYEVSLGDTIGTGTAGATRKMFEVVSADVPREKLAGHFHDTYGQAMANIYASLLEGIAVFDSSIAGLGGCPYAKGASGNVATEDVVYLLNGLGIETGIDLDALIRAGQQICAVLGRPTGSRVANARSAQ
- a CDS encoding MerR family DNA-binding transcriptional regulator; this encodes MSSQTYSISDLARELDITTRAIRFYEEQGLLSPERRGQERIYSPRDKVSLKLILRGKRIGFSLAECRELIELYDPSSGNTKQLHSMLVKIAERREQLEQQLLDIEQMKLELDTAEERCTQALEQTIKSQESVQ
- a CDS encoding LysR family transcriptional regulator, yielding MNLSKVDLNLFIVFDAIYTEANLTRAGQIVGITQPAVSNALARLRETFNDPLFVRTAQGMVPTPMAQNIIGPVRNALSLLRVSVQESRIFNPLQAVKTYRISMTDLTEAVILPPLFQRLRRLAPTVIIESFLSKRRETTKELAAGRLDFAVDAPLNTDPQVRHVKLMEDRYVCAMRKGHPLAGKDKFTLDDYLSLTHIHISSRRSGLGYVDLALGKMGIQRKIALRSQHYLMASQVLQQTDMVMTVPERFARRHDLYSVNLPVKEVPPVETHLYWHESTDQDPANRWMREQMIELCQQVTAHEKKFDKV